Proteins found in one Fusarium oxysporum Fo47 chromosome V, complete sequence genomic segment:
- a CDS encoding HAD-like domain-containing protein produces the protein MSSQQTEFFKDNLPTQREVTTPDSVPSSPELGSSSSSDSIASLGSPASPISPPISQPVADSFVFAFDIDGVLVRGGRAIPEAIQAMKVLNGENEYGIQVPHIFLTNGGGKTEEERCGDLSGQLKCDIKPGQFICGHTPMREMAEKYGTVLVVGGEGEKCRHVAEGYGFKDVVTPGDIIKHNAATTPFRKLTAEEHANSRERDFSDVVIDAVFVFADSRDWAGDIQIMLDVAMSKGGRLGTRSETNDEGPPFYFSHNDVVWSAAHEHVRLGMGALRRMFEVTFKDLTGGNGVLHTHAFGKPQVSTFEFASRLMGQWRQTEHGLVAPPETVYFVGDTPESDIRGTNAVNKVADNDWYSILVKTGVYQEGTEPAYKPRVTVENVLDAVNHGIKREMDKKAAKGQISKSALIPESGITEIAVDMDGITI, from the exons atgtcttcacAACagaccgagttcttcaaggaCAACCTCCCCACCCAGCGTGAGGTCACCACCCCCGACTCTGTCCCCAGCTCTCCTGAGCTCGGAAGCTCTAGCTCAAGTGACAGTATCGCCAGTCTCGGGTCTCCCGCCTCTCCCATCTCCCCTCCCATCTCGCAGCCTGTCGCCGACTCGTTCGTTTTCGCTTTCGACATCGATGGTGTCTTGGTCCGTGGTGGACGAGCCATTCCTGAGGCCATCCAGGCCATGAAGGTTCTCAATGGCGAGAATGAGTATGGCATTCAAGT GCCTCACATCTTTCTCACCAATGGTGGTGGTAAGACTGAAGAGGAACGATGCGGTGACCTTTCAGGTCAGCTCAAGTGCGACATCAAGCCTGGCCAGTTCATCTGCGGCCACACTCCCATGAGGGAGATGGCTGAGAAGTACGGCACCGTCCTTGTCGTCGGTGGTGAGGGCGAGAAGTGCCGACATGTTGCTGAGGGCTATGGCTTCAAGGATGTTGTCACACCTGGTGATATCATCAAGCACAACGCCGCTACTACTCCCTTCCGCAAGCTTACCGCTGAGGAGCATGCCAACTCCCGTGAGCGAGACTTCTCGGACGTTGTCATCGACGCTGTCTTTGTCTTCGCCGACTCTCGCGATTGGGCTGGAGACATTCAGATCATGCTCGACGTTGCTATGTCCAAGGGCGGCCGTTTGGGTACCCGCAGTGAGACCAACGACGAAGGCCCCCCCTTCTACTTCTCTCATAACGATGTTGTCTGGTCTGCTGCACACGAGCATGTCCGTCTAGGTATGGGTGCCCTTCGCCGCATGTTCGAAGTTACCTTCAAGGATCTCACTGGCGGTAACGGCGTTCTACACACCCACGCCTTTGGAAAGCCTCAGGTTTCCACCTTCGAGTTTGCCTCTCGTCTGATGGGCCAGTGGCGTCAGACTGAGCATGGTCTTGTCGCTCCTCCTGAGACTGTCTACTTTGTCGGTGACACTCCTGAGAGTGATATCCGAGGCACCAACGCCGTGAACAAGGTTGCCGACAATGATTGGTACAGCATTCTCGTCAAGACTGGTGTCTACCAGGAGGGCACTGAACCCGCCTATAAGCCTCGAGTCACTGTTGAGAATGTTCTCGATGCTGTTAACCACGGCATCAAGCGTGAGATGGACAAGAAGGCTGCAAAGGGCCAGATCTCCAAGTCTGCCCTTATCCCCGAGTCTGGCATCACAGAGATTGCTGTCGACATGGATGGTATTACCATCTAA
- a CDS encoding glycoside hydrolase superfamily — translation MATNAAAEAATSEKPHVAKAKRSWPLWKKLTAFGVTLSVIIALAVGLGVGLTRGKGGNNSDDTANSEADDSTEPYLKARSSLWQPKVGAQWQIVLLKPIKLNKDGSAKDLKPNVGIYDLDLYDNDAETFAALHKAGKKVICYFSAGSWEDWRDDKNQFKKADLGKTLDGWPDEKWLNLRSTNVRNIMKKRIKLAAQKGCDAIDPDNVDGYQNDNGLKLTKKDSIDYIKFLAAEAAKYNMSTGLKNAGDIISSVLSYVQFSVNEQCVEYSECETFAKFIKAKKPVFNIEYPKGAPKVKESDRKAICSKKGKAKGTEGFSTVIKKMNLDGWVMYCTGNTYQTAVEN, via the exons ATGGCGACAaatgcagcagcagaggcTGCGACCTCAGAGAAGCCGCATGTGGCAAAAGCAAAGCGATCCTGGCCACTGTGGAAGAAGCTCACTGCCTTTGGCGTGACACTTTCAGTCATCATCGCTCTGGCTGTTggacttggtgttggcctCACTCGAGGAAAGGGAGGAAACAACAGCGACGATACTGCTAACTCAGAGGCCGACGATTCAACAGAACCCTATCTCAAAGCCCGCAGCAGTCTTTGGCAACCCAAAGTTGGCGCACAATGGCAGATTGTTCTCCTCAAGCCTATAAAGCTCAACAAGGACGGCTCCGCCAAGGATCTCAAGCCCAACGTTGGCATTTACGACCTGGATCTCTATGATAACGACGCTGAGACCTTTGCAGCCCTACacaaggctggcaagaaggtcaTCTGCTACTTCAGCGCCGGATCATGGGAGGATTGGCGTGATGACAAGAACCAGTTCAAGAAGGCCGATCTTGGCAAGACTCTCGACGGCTGGCCTGATGAGAAATGGCTCAACCTGAGAAGCACCAATGTTCGCAACATCATGAAGAAGCGCATCAAGCTTGCTGCTCAGAAGGGATGCGACGCTATTGATCCCGACAACGTCGACGGTTAT CAAAATGACAATGGCCTCAAGCTGACCAAGAAAGACTCTATCGACTATATCAAGTTCCTCGCTGCAGAGGCTGCAAAGTACAATATGTCCACTGGTCTCAAGAACGCCGGCGACATCATCTCCTCTGTTCTCTCCTACGTCCAGTTCTCAGTCAATGAGCAATGCGTCGAGTACTCTGAATGTGAGACATTTGCGaagttcatcaaggccaagaagcctgTTTTCAATATTGAATATCCCAAGGGTGCGcccaaggtcaaggagtCCGATCGCAAAGCCATTTGCTcgaagaagggcaaggcaAAGGGTACAGAAGGTTTCAGCACTGttatcaagaagatgaatcTTGATGGTTGGGTCATGTACTGCACCGGGAATACCTATCAGACTGCAGTCGAGAACTGA
- a CDS encoding uncharacterized protein (expressed protein), with product MGFEWFVVGCKSLHRSATSVQPSLAWLVLARLSSAFTVIFDTVVIVVTGLCSTALLSYNVLSCHQTQACICRPCYLLALPFTL from the coding sequence ATGGGCTTTGAATGGTTTGTTGTTGGCTGCAAGTCACTGCACCGGTCTGCCACATCAGTCCAACCgagcttggcttggctggtCTTGGCTCGGCTCAGCTCAGCCTTTACTGTCATCTTTGATACGGTAGTCATCGTCGTCACTGGATTGTGCTCTACCGCTCTTCTGTCATACAATGTACTCTCATGTCATCAAACTCAAGCATGCATCTGTCGGCCTTGTTATCTGCTTGCCCTTCCATTCACGCTGTGA
- a CDS encoding ribosomal protein L22/L17 translates to MSLRFAARRLAVSARTAHPVSSTPAPVFSATVGPSVQRRHKWASNLFKGWGKPRNKDAGASPAQDPTSLLDDPKSREEYLQKSMYSGVEDNIFQDEIEKVSTDTTPGAPEIEQKTKENMAMVVDPDPRSRVRWQRKKVIQMVRRNGRLTRDERIQMSERQLLHKSEFMPTSVKKLVMLARQIAGKSVDDAIVQMKWSKKKMAAEIGYYLEEARDLAIAQRGMGLGKVNNEILKTPKKIQTVDGKWIEIEDPTRMYIAQSWVGRGPWRGKRIDYKGRGRMGIIRHPSTSLTVLLKEEKTRIREYEERVEKKNKKGPWVHLPNRPVYGQRPYYSW, encoded by the exons ATGAGTCTCCGATTTGCCGCGCGGCGGCTGGCAGTATCAG CAAGGACCGCACACCCTGTATCTAGTACACCAGCTCCTGTTTTCTCTGCTACTGTCGGACCCTCAGTACAACGACGGCATAAATGGGCTTCCAATCTCTTCAAAGGATGGGGCAAACCCCGGAATAAAGACGCTGGAGCTTCACCCGCACAGGACCCTACATCTCTGCTCGATGACCCCAAGAGCCGTGAAGAATATCTACAGAAGAGCATGTACAGCGGTGTGGAGGACAACATTTTCCAGGACGAGATCGAAAAAGTCAGTACCGACACCACCCCGGGTGCCCCCGAGATCGAGCAAAAGACGAAAGAGAACATGGCCATGGTTGTGGACCCCGATCCTCGAAGTCGAGTGCGTTGGCAGCGCAAGAAGGTTATTCAGATGGTTCGCCGCAACGGCCGTCTGACAAGAGACGAGCGCATTCAGATGTCAGAGCGCCAACTTCTGCACAAGAGCGAGTTCATGCCCACAAGTGTCAAGAAACTCGTAATGCTGGCCCGTCAGATCGCAGGAAAGAGCGTCGACGACGCCATTGTGCAGATGAAGTggtccaagaagaagatggcagccGAAATCGGATATTACCTTGAGGAGGCTCGAGATTTGGCTATTGCACAGCGTGGTATGGGACTCGGAAAAGTCAACAATGAGATTTTGAAAACTCCCAAGAAGATCCAAACAGTCGATGGTAAATggattgagattgaggacCCTACGCGAATGTATATCGCTCAATCGTGGGTTGGGAGGGGTCCCTGGCGTGGGAAGAGAATCGACTACAAGGGTCGTGGACGCATGGGCATCATCAGACATCCCAGCACAA GTCTAACGGTATTactcaaggaagagaagacaaGAATACGAGAGTACGAGGAGCGTgtggaaaagaagaataagaaggGACCCTGGGTGCATCTCCCCAACCGACCAGTATATGGACAGAGGCCATATTACTCGTGGTAA
- a CDS encoding U6 snRNP complex subunit PRP24 — MVNPVGEENWLAYLEEIVRNASDLEQRVNAVEHYKLAVGSEPGSLRIWLAYCNYFWSLWEATQTPTGHGWSDEERMLGRELFSFGGALDLWQQGYEAIRYRLGDSHLLWDRWISLEMELLAKTRTPEGIKRITHLYRDRLLTPHLTWDETSQNFSTFLSEYNRTAWEESMKDVTTNAQETKRLIAARDPYESALKKAVDAGDVEAQKTAFTTYLEWEMLQSKRSNDNPEIGIDLCRGLYARALTGALATDQNTWYEYIVFLSSSNTDLQAPSSLLDVLRRAVQHCPWSGLLWNRYIMCAEEAKRPFAEVESIKHSATSEDQLLKDGMEGMIEMYVAWCGFLKRNAMDASASDEAVDVADVGLIAALEDVSVVGKRLYDKDFQGDPKFRLERIYIQYLTEKKGAVDEARAQWNKLAALQIHADNHDFWFRYYMWEMLIFSSAGAQDNRSPTPSSGGGTYRIPTLATAVLTRAVARRTIDWPEKVLEVYMQHCNDYEMPLPLRKAADRVHKTGKEVKKRREREEQEKAAAYAAYYTAPETLEKGQGVTSPGGSKRKRDLEVDPTDGPENNSKRQRNEPNGVVSEQALATQHGQPLKRDRENSTILVSNLPADVDKTKLRQYFKEYGHINNITALVREEKTDSSTALIEFKSPEEAQSALLRDGKYFGQSQLTVKLGNDLTVYVANYPPAADQKYIRDLFKHCGEILSIRLPSLKVDARRRFCYVSFRDQEASAKAVKKDGTVLEGGLKLLAKYSDPSHKKAREGALAEGREIHISNLDRTATEADLKEVFSKYGNVTRVNLPRNLVGKTKGFAFIDFATKEEAEKAVAEMNNTKFKSQILEVALSKESKVKRAATTVVADTARSSPAPSPHDAEGDEAMEDAPDEAQSKPTAADISAKTIALMGLPDTVNDARIRALVEPLGAIVKLTVLPGNGGAKIEFVDAATAGKASLQLNSMDFEGHKLRTGTMDELRQAKAERTQDRIVYGKRDRDRIKGQEQKTKAAGSSSTTLMPPPTTIRRPVLGKPGPRRGLGFKPSAPKPAQNGDSDTSSKKNNADFKAMFLASGQDNKKGDEGEKSGSES, encoded by the coding sequence ATGGTCAACCCAGTAGGCGAAGAGAACTGGCTTGCCTATCTCGAAGAGATCGTCCGCAACGCCTCCGACCTCGAGCAGCGAGTCAATGCTGTCGAACATTACAAGCTGGCTGTTGGCTCTGAGCCTGGTAGCTTGCGCATCTGGCTTGCCTACTGCAACTACTTCTGGTCCTTGTGGGAAGCTACTCAGACCCCTACAGGCCATGGCTGGTCTGATGAAGAGCGCATGCTCGGCCGAGAGCTCTTTTCCTTCGGCGGCGCTCTCGACTTGTGGCAGCAAGGCTACGAGGCTATTCGCTACCGCCTAGGGGATAGTCATCTGCTCTGGGATCGCTGGATCTCACTGGAGATGGAATTGCTGGCTAAGACGAGAACCCCCGAAGGCATAAAGCGCATCACGCATCTTTACCGTGACCGCCTGCTTACTCCCCATCTTACCTGGGACGAAACATCCCAGAACTTCTCTACTTTCCTATCAGAGTATAACCGCACTGCATGGGAGGAATCCATGAAGGATGTTACCACCAATGCCCAGGAGACGAAACGACTGATCGCCGCTCGAGACCCCTACGAATCTGCTCTGAAGAAAGCGGTGGACGCAGGCGATGTCGAAGCCCAGAAAACGGCCTTCACTACGTATCTCGAGTGGGAGATGCTTCAGAGTAAGCGCAGCAACGACAATCCCGAAATTGGAATTGATCTATGCCGCGGCCTCTACGCACGTGCTCTCACCGGTGCTCTTGCTACAGACCAAAATACCTGGTACGAGTACATCGTTTTTCTATCCTCATCCAACACCGATCTCCAAGCGCCGAGCAGTCTACTGGACGTACTCCGTAGAGCTGTTCAGCACTGCCCCTGGTCCGGCCTTCTCTGGAATAGATACATTATGTGCGCCGAAGAGGCTAAGCGTCCATTCGCTGAGGTTGAGTCCATCAAACATTCTGCAACTAGTGAGGATCAATTACTCAAAGATGGCATGGAGGGAATGATCGAAATGTATGTGGCTTGGTGTGGGTTCCTGAAACGCAATGCTATGGATGCTAGTGCCTCCgacgaggctgttgatgttgccgATGTCGGTCTTATTGCAGCTCTGGAGGACGTTTCAGTTGTTGGAAAGCGACTCTACGACAAGGACTTCCAGGGTGACCCCAAATTTCGACTTGAGCGCATCTACATTCAGTATCTCACAGAAAAGAAGGGTGCCGTGGACGAAGCTAGAGCTCAGTGGAACAAACTGGCAGCCCTACAAATCCATGCAGATAACCACGACTTTTGGTTCAGGTATTATATGTGGGAGAtgctcatcttctcatcagccGGTGCCCAAGACAACAGAAGCCCTACGCCTTCGTCTGGCGGTGGCACTTATCGAATACCAACTCTAGCTACTGCTGTTCTTACCCGTGCTGTTGCTCGCAGAACTATTGACTGGCCAGAGAAAGTTCTGGAGGTGTATATGCAGCATTGCAACGACTACGAAATGCCGCTGCCGTTGCGAAAGGCAGCGGACCGGGTTCACAAGACCGGGAAAGAAGTAAAAAAGCGCAGGGAACGGGAGGAACAAGAGAAGGCTGCGGCCTATGCCGCGTACTACACTGCCCCTGAAACCCTAGAGAAGGGCCAGGGGGTTACATCACCGGGTGGTTCTAAGAGGAAAAGGGATTTGGAAGTTGACCCCACAGATGGACCTGAAAACAACAGCAAGCGACAAAGGAATGAGCCCAACGGGGTGGTGTCTGAACAAGCTCTGGCAACTCAACACGGCCAGCCCCTAAAGAGAGACAGGGAGAATTCGACCATCCTCGTCTCCAATCTTCCGGCCGATGTTGATAAAACCAAGCTTCGACAATATTTCAAAGAGTACGGCCACATCAACAACATAACGGCTCTGGTCCGCGAGGAGAAGACCGATTCCTCGACAGCACTCATCGAATTCAAGTCCcctgaagaagctcaatcCGCCTTGTTGAGAGACGGCAAATACTTCGGTCAGTCACAACTTACCGTAAAGCTAGGGAACGATTTGACCGTTTACGTTGCAAATTATCCTCCTGCTGCTGATCAAAAGTACATTCGCGACCTTTTCAAACATTGCGGCGAGATCTTGAGCATCAGATTGCCCAGCCTCAAGGTCGATGCCCGACGCCGGTTTTGCTATGTCTCGTTCCGAGATCAGGAGGCATCAGCGAAAGCTGTGAAAAAAGATGGCACGGTTCTCGAAGGAGGCTTGAAATTACTCGCCAAATATTCTGACCCCAGTCACAAGAAGGCTCGTGAAGGTGCCCTTGCAGAAGGCAGAGAGATACATATCAGCAATTTGGATCGAACGGCAACCGAGGCGGATCTGAAAGAAGTCTTTTCCAAGTATGGCAATGTCACGCGAGTCAATCTCCCCCGCAACCTGGTGGGTAAGACTAAAGGATTTGCTTTCATTGATTTTGCGACCAAAGAGGAGGCCGAGAAGGCCGTGGCAGAAATGAACAATACCAAGTTCAAGAGCCAGATCCTAGAAGTTGCTCTTTCCAAAGAGTCAAAAGTTAAACGTGCTGCAACAACCGTTGTTGCGGATACCGCCAGAAGCTCGCCTGCGCCTTCACCGCACGATGCTGAGGGTGACGAAGCAATGGAAGACGCACCCGATGAAGCTCAGTCTAAACCCACCGCAGCAGACATCTCAGCAAAGACGATCGCTCTTATGGGCCTACCTGATACTGTGAACGATGCACGAATCCGAGCACTCGTCGAGCCTTTGGGTGCTATTGTGAAGCTAACTGTGCTCCCTGGCAATGGTGGCGCTAAAATCGAGTTTGTCGATGCAGCCACTGCGGGAAAGGCGAGTTTGCAGCTCAATAGTATGGACTTTGAGGGTCATAAGCTTCGAACTGGCACAATGGATGAACTTCGGCAAGCCAAGGCAGAACGTACCCAGGACCGTATTGTCTACGGGAAAAGGGACAGGGACAGGATCAAGGGTCAAGAACAGAAAACCAAGGCTGCAGGTAGCTCGTCAACCACTCTCATGCCACCGCCAACTACAATCCGGCGACCAGTGCTTGGGAAACCTGGCCCTCGCCGTGGTCTTGGCTTCAAGCCCAGCGCGCCCAAGCCAGCTCAGAATGGCGATTCTGATACCtcgtcaaagaagaacaacGCCGACTTCAAGGCGATGTTTCTCGCCAGTGGTCAAGATAACAAGAAAGGAGACGAAGGAGAAAAGTCTGGGTCTGAATCATAA
- a CDS encoding enolase C-terminal domain-like protein, whose product MTSVKDFPKIKAVRSFIIGGVGSGGDYHNVKGGHWLIDSDISTPASKWEKYKKSRTSWGINVLGSFLVEIEATDGTVGFATGFGGPPACWLVHEHFERFLIGADPRNTNLLFEQMYRASMFYGRKGLPIAIISVIDLALWDLIGKVRNEPVYRLIGGATKERLDFYCTGPEPTAAKSMGFWGAKVPLPFCPDDGHEGLRKNVEFLRKHREAVGPDFPIMVDCYMSLNVTYTIELVKACLDLNINWWEECLSPDDTDGFALIKRAHPTVKFTTGEHEYSRYGFRKLVEGRNLDIIQPDVMWLGGLTELLKVAALAAAYDIPVVPHASGPYSYHFQISQPNTPFQEYLANSPDGRSVLPVFGDLFTDEPIPTKGFLTTADLDKPGFGLTINPAARAKLIPSDYLFKVPQVSSLAPSEENESKSSEESDKPNGTIDALAAKVETLATSTTS is encoded by the exons ATGACGTCTGTTAAGGACTTccccaagatcaaggctgtAAGGTCATTCATTATCGGTGGCGTTGGCTCAG GTGGTGATTATCACAATGTCAAGGGTGGTCACTG GCTCATCGACAGCGatatctcaacaccagcttcAAAATGGGAGAAGTACAAGAAGTCGCGTACTAGCTGGGGCATCAACGTTCTGGGGTCATTTCTTGTCGAGATTGAAGCTACAGACGGCACAGTTGGTTTCGCAACTGGTTTTGGAG GCCCTCCCGCGTGCTGGCTCGTTCACGAGCACTTCGAGCGTTTCCTCATCGGTGCCGACCCCCGCAACACCAACCTTCTTTTCGAGCAGATGTACCGAGCCTCCATGTTCTATGGTCGCAAGGGTCTCCCTATTGCCATCATCTCAGTTATCGATCTCGCCCTGTGGGATTTGATCGGAAAGGTTCGCAATGAGCCCGTGTATCGTCTCATTGGTGGTGCTACCAAGGAGCGCCTCGACTTCTACTGCACTGGCCCTGAGCCTACCGCTGCCAAGTCGATGGGTTTCTGGGGAGCAAAGGTTCCTCTGCCTTTCTGCCCCGACGATGGCCATGAGGGTCTGCGAAAGAACGTCGAGTTCTTGCGAAAGCACCGTGAAGCTGTTGGCCCCGATTTCCCCATCATGGTCGACTGCTACATGAGCCTTAACGTCACGTACACAATCGAACTTGTCAAGGCTTGTCTCgatctcaacatcaactggTGGGAGGAATGCTTGTCCCCCGATGACACCGATGGCTTTGCACTCATCAAGCGGGCCCATCCTACTGTCAAGTTCACAACTGGTGAGCACGAGTACTCACGATATGGTTTCCGCAAACTCGTTGAGGGCCGCAATCTCGATATTATCCAGCCTGATGTTATGTGGCTTGGTGGTCTAACTGAGCTTCTGAAGGTCGCTGCTTTGGCTGCCGCCTACGATATTCCGGTTGTTCCTCACGCGAGTGGACCTTATAGCTACCACTTCCAGATCTCTCAGCCCAACACCCCCTTCCAGGAGTATTTGGCCAACTCTCCCGACGGCCGCAGCGTGTTGCCTGTGTTTGGAGACCTCTTTACCGACGAGCCCATTCCTACCAAGGGCTTCCTTACCACCGCTGACCTGGACAAGCCCGGTTTCGGCTTAACCATCAACCCAGCTGCTAGAGCCAAGCTCATCCCCAGTGATTATCTGTTCAAGGTTCCTCAAGTATCATCTCTGGCGCCTTCTGAGGAAAATGAGAGCAAGTCAAGCGAGGAATCCGACAAGCCCAACGGAACGATTGACGCTCTCGCTGCCAAGGTGGAGACCCtcgcaacatcaacaacttcttAA
- a CDS encoding fungal-specific transcription factor domain-containing protein: MQNGASKMSGEGSVGNRPPSTEADSDEANQFPSEDEDHGDHETLCRNGKRKRPVSVSCELCKQRKVKCDRGQPSCGWCSRNGAICEYKERKKPGLRAGYGRELEQRLDKLEEILRSHAEILHGNLASNTNPVLAASIRHSNPSLPSDQGTPRDTHPNLFRPSEPVRTPQTDPVMFGQKAPSSNFAPSTQSLDFNVAHTPRMNDGYQSQNQASMSGVAASSQLSPMQHAAVTQDYYTSVQPNIHSPTAQLSSAPGTSTPDRDMPPYDLLYALVDLYFKHINTWCPILHRKTTLDSLFGPSALDETDRVLLHAIVATTMRYSTDARLTEERREHYHRVSKERVLLYGMENSSVKALQALVILALDLCGSSNGPPGWNIMALITRSVVQLGLAVEITSSTVSPHYLSIYTLRAMTLSEPKDFIEEEARRRLFWMIYLLDRYATLATAFEFALDDKEIDRTLPCRDDLWIKNQKVDTRWFSTDLHSGSPGHDIDQPENLGAFAYYIEILGILSKIHKFLKQPVDISALSDVEQWQMRYKELDNMLTSWKFSLPGEFGNMAKLFHPGSKSINCAWVMLHATYHTAVIRLHSSAAYPTTRSPIFTPSYSASQRCHGAVENVAALGEFVVNNGMLAKLGPPFAFTLWVSARLLLVHGSTVEHKLSPQLPFFVDSLREMGRYWPVAARYSQLLQRVLDEHHDSERQGDGITPSSVKILSDMRRTAFDLDFLISRQPRQPSALSRLPSVTPARTPAPNELEYLDVFDFFNVPRLPFGGEHISGTNGTPAPPGAEMGASNENGTGLGASNEFNITNFMVDANSDWLFKQEGGPKYMAAT, encoded by the exons ATGCAGAACGGGGCCAGCAAAATGTCGGGCGAGGGCTCGGTTGGAAATCGCCCGCCCTCTACAGAAGCAGACAGTGATGAAGCCAACCAATTCCCTAGCGAGGATGAGGACCACGGCGACCACGAAACACTCTGTCGTAATGGGAAGAGAAAGCGTCCTGTCTCGGTTTC ATGTGAGCTATGTAAGCAAAGAAAG GTTAAGTGTGATCGTGGACAACCATCGTGCGGCTGGTGTAGCCGCAATGGCGCTATATGCGAATACAAAGAACGCAAGAAGCCTGGTTTAAGAGCAGGCTATGGTCGCGAGCTTGAGCAGCGCCTCGACAAGCTTGAGGAGATATTGCGCTCCCATGCTGAGATTCTCCACGGCAACTTGGCATCAAACACAAATCCTGTCTTAGCTGCCAGTATTCGGCATAGTAACCCAAGTCTTCCGAGCGACCAAGGAACTCCACGAGATACTCACCCAAACCTCTTCCGACCTTCAGAACCAGTTCGAACACCCCAAACCGATCCTGTTATGTTTGGTCAGAAGGCACCCAGCTCCAACTTTGCCCCGAGCACACAGAGTCTCGATTTCAACGTTGCTCATACACCTAGAATGAACGATGGTTACCAGAGTCAGAACCAGGCGTCGATGTCAGGTGTGGCAGCATCCTCCCAGTTATCACCCATGCAACATGCCGCTGTCACTCAAGACTATTACACGTCTGTGCAACCCAACATTCATTCACCCACGGCCCAACTATCATCGGCTCCAGGCACATCGACCCCAGATCGAGACATGCCGCCTTACGACCTTCTCTATGCACTTGTTGATCTCTACTTCAAGCATATCAATACTTGGTGCCCCATTCTACACCGAAAAACAACTCTAGATAGCCTTTTTGGACCGTCTGCCCTTGATGAAACAGATCGAGTTCTACTCCACGCCATAGTTGCAACCACAATGCGCTACTCGACGGATGCTAGGCTAACAGAGGAGCGGCGAGAGCACTATCACCGAGTTTCCAAAGAACGCGTTCTCCTTTATGGCATGGAAAATTCCTCGGTCAAGGCGTTGCAAGCTCTCGTTATCCTGGCGCTTGATCTTTGTGGGAGCAGTAACGGTCCACCAGGGTGGAATATCATGGCTTTGATCACTCGTTCTGTAGTACAGCTTGGTCTCGCTGTTGAAATCACCTCCTCGACTGTGTCGCCTCATTACCTTTCAATATATACACTTCGAGCCATGACACTCTCGGAACCCAAGGATTTTATCGAGGAAGAGGCGAGACGGCGTCTATTTTGGATGATATATCTTCTGGACAGATATGCGACTCTTGCAACTGCTTTTGAATTTGCTCTGGACGACAAGGAGATTGACAGGACATTACCGTGCCGCGACGACTTGTGGATCAAGAACCAAAAGGTCGATACCCGATGGTTCAGCACTGACCTACACTCTGGTTCACCCGGTCATGATATTGATCAGCCAGAGAACCTGGGTGCATTTGCCTACTACATCGAAATTCTCGGTATTCTATCCAAGATACACAAATTTCTTAAACAGCCAGTCGATATTAGTGCCTTGAGCGATGTGGAACAATGGCAGATGCGGTACAAGGAACTGGACAACATGCTGACATCCTGGAAGTTCAGTCTTCCTGGTGAGTTTGGAAATATGGCAAAACTGTTCCATCCAGGAAGTAAAAGCATCAACTGCGCTTGGGTTATGCTTCATGCCACCTACCATACGGCCGTTATTCGCCTCCACTCGTCAGCTGCCTATCCTACAACGAGGTCACCCATATTCACTCCATCATATAGCGCGTCGCAACGATGTCATGGTGCAGTTGAAAATGTGGCTGCCCTCGGAGAATTTGTTGTGAACAATGGGATGCTAGCAAAGCTGGGTCCACCATTTGCTTTTACTCTCTGGGTTTCGGCTCGTCTGCTCCTTGTTCATGGCTCAACAGTTGAACATAAACTTTCACCGCAGCTTCCGTTCTTCGTCGATAGTCTGCGTGAAATGGGTCGTTACTGGCCTGTTGCAGCACGTTATTCCCAGTTGCTGCAAAGAGTCTTGGATGAGCATCACGATAGCGAGCGACAAGGTGACGGGATTACGCCCAGTTCGGTCAAAATTCTTTCTGATATGCGACGCACAGCATTTGACTTGGATTTCCTCATCTCGCGGCAGCCCAGACAGCCTAGTGCTCTGAGTAGGTTACCCAGCGTCACACCCGCGAGGACACCCGCTCCCAACGAGCTTGAGTATCTTGACGTGTTCGACTTTTTCAACGTGCCTCGACTCCCTTTTGGGGGTGAACATATTTCTGGCACCAACGGAACACCGGCTCCGCCAGGAGCCGAGATGGGCGCGTCCAACGAGAACGGAACGGGCTTGGGGGCGTCAAACGAGTTTAATATAACTAACTTCATGGTCGACGCCAACAGTGACTGGCTGTTCAAACAAGAGGGAGGGCCCAAGTATATGGCAGCTACATAA